In one window of Methanococcoides methylutens DNA:
- a CDS encoding RPA family protein, which produces MVEREIAHRIFAKELNDSSSTIHSTIEEAINSEGHTPNYLLTPVGTMVNRVFIVGVITEVDNVGTETDTWKARVVDPSGAFTVYAGQYQPQAAIFLSSVETPAFVSVVGKVRVYKPDAGSPIISLRPEEIHLADEAMRNCWVIDTAELTLDRIDAFSKMLSLCENDPDSCNCPENMVIPSNLSEGICLAIDNYGTGADYLNELRSVVKRCIISIDLVSSADGDKDIDVVVMELLEELDDGKGVGYMDLLSVANSRNINEKAVDSAVRSLLAKGQCYEPKIGIIRPIS; this is translated from the coding sequence ATGGTTGAGCGTGAAATTGCACACAGGATATTTGCAAAAGAGTTGAACGATTCAAGCTCTACAATACATTCTACTATCGAAGAAGCGATAAATTCAGAGGGTCATACTCCAAATTACCTTCTTACTCCGGTGGGAACAATGGTAAATCGTGTTTTCATTGTTGGTGTTATCACGGAGGTTGATAATGTAGGCACTGAAACGGACACATGGAAAGCCCGTGTGGTTGATCCTTCAGGTGCCTTTACAGTATATGCCGGTCAGTATCAACCACAAGCAGCTATATTCCTGTCATCCGTTGAAACCCCTGCATTCGTTTCCGTAGTTGGGAAGGTGCGTGTATATAAGCCGGATGCTGGAAGCCCGATAATATCCCTGAGGCCTGAAGAGATCCATCTGGCCGATGAAGCTATGCGCAATTGCTGGGTAATTGATACTGCAGAACTGACTCTTGACAGGATCGATGCTTTTTCAAAAATGTTGTCCTTATGCGAAAATGATCCTGATTCGTGCAATTGCCCGGAAAATATGGTAATTCCCTCGAATTTATCAGAGGGCATCTGTCTGGCCATTGATAATTATGGTACTGGCGCTGATTATCTGAATGAACTGAGGTCCGTAGTTAAAAGGTGTATTATTTCTATTGATCTTGTATCTTCTGCAGATGGCGATAAAGACATAGATGTTGTCGTAATGGAATTGCTGGAAGAGCTTGATGATGGGAAAGGTGTGGGGTATATGGATCTTCTTTCAGTTGCGAATTCCCGCAACATAAATGAAAAGGCAGTGGATTCAGCAGTCAGGTCTTTGCTTGCAAAGGGGCAATGTTATGAACCAAAGATCGGCATCATTAGGCCGATCTCATAA
- a CDS encoding methylamine methyltransferase corrinoid protein reductive activase, with protein sequence MYGIALDLGTSGFRAQLIDLEAKEVLKTAITMRHPLPGGNVMDHLDFAIQVGADLAHEIILDTVSRIFEELDVDTTLIKRLAVCGNPIQLSLFQNIEIRDLAYAGENKQKKLGVENVSRDARVFPASELFEGIVDLPNCTLIVPPAIKHEIGADALAMMIKTDFMDMKVPSMVTDYGTNAEMAIKVGDKIITGSAAAGPAIEGQGMSCGMLASPGAISDVNVEGDYWRVTILDGLMTERKGHLIDPVTGVIKEPSEIVAKGVTGTGAIAALSLAIETGIITKIPEIPNGKLVLGDRIEITEKDIEEAGKAIGAIRAAQMTLLLASGVEYKDLENMYMAGATGAYVNADKARKLGSCPNFAHNIVQFGNTSVALARDLVMDESKLDEVIEVAKKIKADHLMMATSDTFSNIYVCELSYWTQGMPIDMYNQMLGMYKLPPLPETFENPGIEKRVAKDIDEVGKEGLKIVSDLGIIIEEEAPECILCHKCEEECPEDAITMIERDGELFANYNSERCLGTSCRRCVSICPVSAIHYKTISIKE encoded by the coding sequence ATGTATGGTATTGCATTGGATCTGGGAACAAGTGGTTTTCGTGCTCAATTGATCGATCTGGAAGCTAAGGAAGTCTTAAAGACTGCTATTACCATGAGGCACCCGCTTCCTGGTGGGAATGTAATGGATCATCTGGACTTTGCTATTCAGGTGGGTGCTGATCTTGCACACGAGATCATACTGGACACTGTTAGCAGGATATTTGAAGAACTGGATGTTGATACTACTCTTATCAAGAGGCTCGCTGTGTGTGGTAATCCTATACAGTTATCCTTATTCCAGAATATAGAGATCAGGGACCTTGCCTATGCTGGTGAGAACAAACAAAAGAAACTTGGTGTTGAGAATGTTTCTCGTGATGCAAGGGTATTTCCTGCAAGCGAATTGTTCGAGGGTATCGTGGACCTTCCCAATTGTACATTGATCGTTCCTCCTGCTATCAAACACGAGATCGGTGCAGATGCGCTGGCTATGATGATCAAGACTGATTTCATGGACATGAAAGTCCCTTCGATGGTAACTGATTATGGTACAAATGCAGAAATGGCCATTAAAGTAGGTGACAAGATCATAACCGGAAGTGCTGCAGCAGGGCCTGCAATAGAAGGTCAGGGTATGAGTTGTGGTATGCTGGCAAGCCCCGGTGCTATCTCTGATGTGAATGTAGAAGGTGACTACTGGAGGGTCACGATCCTCGATGGGCTTATGACCGAACGTAAAGGGCACTTGATAGATCCGGTTACCGGTGTGATCAAGGAGCCTTCAGAAATCGTTGCAAAAGGTGTGACCGGTACAGGTGCTATCGCTGCACTTTCTTTGGCTATTGAGACTGGTATTATTACAAAGATCCCGGAGATCCCAAATGGTAAACTTGTACTTGGGGATAGGATTGAAATTACCGAGAAGGATATTGAAGAGGCAGGAAAAGCAATTGGTGCTATCAGGGCTGCACAGATGACCCTTCTGTTGGCATCCGGTGTTGAGTACAAGGACCTTGAGAATATGTATATGGCTGGTGCTACCGGTGCGTATGTGAATGCAGACAAGGCAAGAAAACTGGGTTCATGTCCTAACTTCGCACACAATATTGTACAATTTGGTAATACCTCAGTTGCTCTTGCAAGGGACCTTGTAATGGATGAGTCCAAACTGGATGAAGTTATTGAGGTCGCAAAGAAGATCAAGGCAGATCACCTGATGATGGCAACAAGCGACACATTCTCTAACATTTATGTGTGTGAGCTTTCCTACTGGACCCAGGGTATGCCTATAGATATGTACAATCAGATGCTCGGTATGTACAAGCTTCCACCCCTTCCAGAGACATTCGAGAATCCGGGTATTGAGAAGAGGGTTGCAAAGGACATTGACGAGGTCGGAAAGGAAGGGTTGAAGATCGTCAGTGATCTTGGGATCATCATTGAAGAGGAAGCTCCGGAGTGTATCCTTTGCCATAAGTGTGAGGAAGAATGCCCTGAAGATGCTATCACCATGATCGAACGTGATGGAGAATTGTTTGCAAATTATAACAGTGAAAGGTGCCTTGGTACCAGCTGCAGGCGGTGTGTTTCGATCTGTCCGGTGTCTGCGATTCATTATAAGACCATTTCTATTAAGGAATGA
- a CDS encoding Single-stranded DNA binding protein, whose product MDKKFAPHIEELTKALGNISRSTIEDELELLLKYRVPIDEAKRSILKKFQNDSPVLKKVNDLAIGDKGIALEVRILNINEKNVNLRGNSVTIFSGALADESGLCSFTSWKALSLNPGDAVRVRNASVRAWHNRAEVSIGDRSEVELLEETYLPDISELSVTPVKKLGEVGYSDMFISSVAAVIELYHRDVNVKGKDLTIIEGVMADETSRLPFVSWSLLDGVDIGTIVRFEDASVSMYRGVPSIHLNESTSVHIVGPEEHLSFTFASVNLPPKPLPLGDVLQNEGMFDVSVEGNIVSVRPGSGVIARCPECNRVIMKNTCRSHGVVEGIRDMRIKLILDDGTGSLLVMLNRELSEIVYGKTLQESESLMGKEMSANVVYDDMKSILTGHYLGVRGNTSKVEYGVTFVAKSVWVPSEDLDMRVSVLLERLEGVE is encoded by the coding sequence ATGGACAAGAAATTTGCGCCTCATATTGAAGAGCTAACAAAGGCGCTAGGAAATATAAGCAGATCAACTATAGAAGATGAACTGGAGCTGTTGTTAAAGTACCGTGTACCTATAGATGAAGCAAAGAGATCAATTCTTAAGAAATTCCAAAATGATTCTCCTGTACTAAAAAAGGTAAACGATCTTGCCATCGGTGACAAAGGAATAGCGCTTGAGGTTCGTATTCTCAATATCAATGAAAAGAATGTCAATTTACGCGGTAATAGTGTAACTATCTTTTCCGGGGCACTTGCTGATGAGTCCGGATTGTGCTCTTTCACATCGTGGAAGGCCCTCTCACTAAATCCCGGGGATGCTGTAAGGGTCCGGAATGCCAGCGTAAGGGCCTGGCATAACAGGGCAGAAGTTAGTATAGGGGATCGATCGGAAGTAGAACTTCTTGAGGAAACATATCTTCCTGATATCTCAGAACTTTCAGTAACTCCTGTTAAAAAGCTGGGTGAGGTTGGCTATTCGGACATGTTCATAAGTTCAGTGGCAGCAGTCATTGAGCTATATCACAGGGATGTTAATGTAAAAGGAAAGGACCTTACAATTATAGAAGGTGTTATGGCTGATGAGACCAGTAGATTGCCTTTTGTTTCATGGTCTCTTCTTGATGGTGTGGACATCGGTACCATAGTGCGCTTTGAGGATGCATCGGTTAGCATGTATCGGGGTGTTCCTTCCATACACCTGAATGAATCAACCTCGGTTCATATTGTCGGGCCTGAAGAACACCTGTCTTTCACTTTCGCATCAGTGAACCTGCCGCCAAAACCATTGCCTTTAGGCGATGTTTTACAAAATGAGGGTATGTTCGATGTGTCAGTGGAAGGGAACATTGTTTCCGTACGTCCGGGTTCCGGCGTGATCGCCCGCTGTCCTGAATGTAATCGTGTTATTATGAAGAACACGTGCCGCTCACATGGTGTGGTGGAGGGGATCCGGGATATGCGTATCAAGCTAATCCTCGATGATGGAACAGGCTCTCTTCTTGTTATGCTGAATCGGGAACTTTCCGAGATCGTTTATGGTAAGACACTTCAGGAGTCTGAGTCTCTTATGGGTAAGGAAATGTCTGCAAATGTTGTTTATGATGATATGAAAAGTATTCTTACAGGGCATTATCTCGGTGTGCGAGGGAATACTTCTAAGGTCGAGTATGGTGTTACATTCGTAGCAAAATCAGTATGGGTTCCATCTGAAGACCTTGATATGCGGGTATCAGTTCTTCTGGAGCGACTTGAAGGGGTGGAGTGA
- a CDS encoding DUF6951 family protein yields MTDITVNSRICGFTHKIHGTKDGKNVKIKIETQCPKVKNISELEVPMMQLFGIKENIVTAKAQEGNCCATCLVPCGVLHACNLELGLISQKLAKDVGDLSIEFE; encoded by the coding sequence ATGACAGACATCACAGTGAATTCAAGAATTTGCGGTTTTACACACAAGATACACGGAACCAAGGACGGAAAGAACGTTAAGATAAAGATCGAAACCCAATGTCCAAAGGTCAAGAATATTTCCGAGCTTGAAGTGCCAATGATGCAGCTCTTTGGGATCAAAGAGAATATTGTCACCGCTAAAGCACAAGAAGGAAACTGTTGCGCAACATGCCTGGTACCATGCGGAGTCCTTCATGCATGCAATCTTGAACTGGGACTTATCTCCCAAAAACTTGCAAAGGATGTAGGCGACCTTAGTATCGAGTTCGAGTGA